TATTTAGTATAGGAATAATCGCTAAAGAATGTTATATCTTCACTATAATTCATCTTAGCCCCTAACCTAATTATAGAAGGTAATGTCCATTCTAGATCTTCATCTATTATAGTATCACTATCACCTATCTCTTCAAACTCTTCAGTTACTTCATTGTACTTATACTCAACTTTATGAATTTTTTCAGAGGTTAATGACCCAAGATTCATAACACTAAAACCAATACTATATTTATCATTTAACTCTGCATAAGCTCCAAAATCTAACGCAGAACCTGATGCTAGTTCATCTTCATCACTATACTTAAGCAAAAAATCTCCATCACTAGTAAGAGCAGGCTCTGTATCTTCAGAATCATAGTCTACATTCACCTTACCCTTTCCTTCTAAATCAAAGATCATTCCCTCTAATCTATGATAGGTAAATCCAAAATATAGATCTTTCAAATTCAAGGATTCTTTTAAATCTTCTATACTTTCAACAGAAAAGTTAAGTCCTAAATCCCCATATACTCCACCTGAACCAACTGTATTATCAAAGTTATAATCTCTTCCAATTTCATTTCCTTTAAGTATTAATTCTGCCAAATCAGAAGAGGATCTAATTAATGCATCTGCTCTAGCTTCAGAGATCATAGCCATTGGTCCAATAATTAATTTTAAACCAGCTTGTCCATCTCCTCCTACTAAAAATCCATCCTTTGTCTTATCTAATAGCTCATCTTTTTCACTCTCATCTATATAATCATTAATCAGCATGTTATTCCAAACATCTAATGACAAGCCCATTTCTAGAGTGAAGGATTTATTATTGGCGTTTACTGCCGCTGGGTTAGCGTATAGAGCATCAGCACCAGTTACTGTAACAAAATTATCACCTAAGCCTATCATTTTGGCAGAAGAAACAGCAAAAATAGCGGTATTAAAAGTACAAACTACTATAAAACTCAACAGCAAAACTAAAAAACTCTTCTTTATCATTATCTCCACCTCCTGGTCTAATCATTAGATTGATTTACTTTAGTAACTAACTTAACATAAGCTTCTTTAATACTTACCATATCTGAAGAATTTAATACTATATCTCCAGCTGGAATAGTATATTTAACACCTACATAAAGATCCTCAGGAATAAATAAATCAGTTTTACTAACATCTAATACAATCTCTCTTTTCTCCTGTTCATGACTATCAATACTTAAGCTCTTTAATAGATTATCTGATTGATATAGGCGCTGTAATTGATTATCTCTTTCTTCTTCAGTTAAACTATCTAAATAGTCGCTTAATTCTTGATCAGTACTATAGCTACTCCAAGCAGGAACACTACCTACATATATCTCTAAATCTATAGCTACTGGAGTTTGATTATTAAGTTCTTCAATAATTAATCTAACTTCCTTAGCATTCTCTTGAAAGTCATCTACTACATCTTGCTCTACATTATCAATTGAAGCTGGATTAACTTCTTCTATATAATCCTCCTCAACTCTAAAATCAAAGGGAATATCCACATCTACTTTGGCAGTAATTGAAGTTTGAGGATCAATAGTAACTATACTATTAGAATCTACTTTTATAAGTCCTTGAACATCAATAGATTCTAAGTTAGAACTTTCTAAATCCTTTAACCAATCTACTAAATCAGAATCTGTATGCAGTAAGTTTAAAGAACTATTCTGACTATCAATTTGGCTGATATTATTTTGAGTTATTTCAGCTAATCCCTTTCTAACTTGACTGCCATCACTATATTTAGCTACTAAATCAACTCCACTAAAATCAATTTCTAAGCCTGTTAAGCTACCATAATCTATAATTAATTCAGCAATCGCATCATCACTTAAAGAAAGTTTATTAAGGTCCTCAGGCAATTCATTAATTAGTTCTGTACTTGTTAAATTATACTCGGTCTTAGCAATATCTACTCGAGATAAATCTACTCTTACTTGAGCAATTTGTGAACTATTAAAACCTCCATCAATTAGTATTGATTCAGAGGTATCATATGTTATATTGCTACCAGAAACCTCAATTTTAGCAGATAATTCTAATTGATCATTATTAAAAGATACTCCTTGATCAGCCAATGGAACAACTAAGCCATTATCAAGTGAACTATCCTTTAAACCTCCAGCATTTAACTCTGTAATTGCAAAATTGAGATTGCTACTAGCTGGTGGAAGGATATTTAAAGCTAAACTACCACTGTCAAACGTAAGTGATTCTATCCCACTTTCTGCTGCTGAAATAGTTGTAGAAATCTCAGCAGTAGCACTACTTAAATCATAACCAGCAACTTTACTTATCTCCCCTTCAGGTATAGAGAAAGTAAAGTCTAAATTACCACTTCCACTACCAGATACATCAGCAGTTAAGTTGATTGTAATATTCTGGGGTAAGTTAACACCACTCAAATCCCAACTCCCCTGCTTACTAGCATTTGCAGGAATAGCAAAGGTGGTACTTACCCTTTTGCCATTGTTATCTATAAAACTTAAATTTAGAGAATCAATAGTAGCAGCTGTATTATTAGCTACTTCAATGTTCATCTTATTAACCGAATTATTACTAAAGACAATACTACTAAATTCATCAAAATTCAAAGAAAAGCCAGGAATGCTCAAGCCAGTAGTTGAGACTAAAGTAGCATTAGTAGATTGATTAATATCCTGAATAACATTATTACTACTATCAGTAGTATCTCCTATGGTGATTAAAGGCAAATTTATATTTTTATTAATCTGAGGTAAATCGACTGTTGTTAACTCTTCTCCAATATTAACTGTATCAACTTCTTTAGATTTAACAAATTTAACTCTTGAATCTAATGAACCTTCAGGTGCTAACTGTATTTCTTCACCAATACTAGTTTCATCTAATAACTCTTCTAAAGTCTTACTCTCATCTTTAGCTAAAGGAACCTTATAAGCTACATCCCAAGCAGGCCCAAAAGAGTCATAAGAGTTTTTACTACATCCTAACAATAAGAAACTTGTTAATATAAGCATTGAAAATAGAACTATAATTTTTTTCATCTTTAATTTCACCCCTTTAATGATAAATTTTATTAATGATATATATACCGATAAAGATTTCATATTATAAATTATTAAGTTGATTTAAAAGGTTCTTCCACAAGTTTTGTGAAAGTGATTTTTAAAAGCTTATTTTTACCACGCCCCGAAGATGTTTTTCTGAGGAAGTACTCTTGGGGTGCGAATGAACACTAATTAGCACTAATAAAAGATTTAAATCATTAAAAAATTTTCAATATTAGCTATTATCTTTAATGCTCTTATTCGTGTATATTCGTGACCATTCGTGGTTAAAGGAATTTAAATTCCTTTTCATGTTCTATATATAGAATAATAAAACATCTTATAAATCAATCACAAAATACAATTTTATAATTTAGTGTAAAGTTCCTTCTCTATGTACTACATCATAAGCAAAAAGAGCATATCCTATCTCTGATACCTTCATTCCTTCTTCTTGAGCTAAGCTTCTTACAATTTTAATAATTGATATGTAATCCTCAGCTTTAAAACTTTCCTTCTCCTTTTTAAAATAGCCCATATGATGTAATGTAGCCCAAACTCTAGTATCAATCACACAATGTCTTACATCATCTAAGCTAGTTATAATAGCCGATGCAGTAGGTGTCCCTACTCCCTTCAAACTACTTAATAAAGCAATTTTAGAAAAGTCATCATCAATGTTATAAGCTATCTCTGTTACCTTTTCAACTCTATTTTTAGGATTTTTCTTAACATGATAAGAGCTTCGAGTAGAATTAAGATGAGCCAATTCATATAATTCGTCCTTAGTTAAATAACCTTTTTGATGATATTTATCACCAATAACTTTTAACTTCTCTGGATATAAACCAGAAGTATCGGGATAGATTTCTAAATATTTTGAAAAATCTATTTTTAGCGACACTATCTTATCTCCTTTCATTATTGTCTATTAGTTAATTACTGTTTTAGTCTAATAAATATAATCTTTGTTTTATAACTATACAGTTCTACAAATCAAACAATAAACCTTCTAATAATAAAAAAATAACAGAGAAATCGACAAAATACGACTTCTCTGTTTGAATAATATCTCTTTTCTATTTTAATATCTATCCTCAATTTTAATATCTGTATAGAAATGATTCAATATATCTTTATATTTAGAACCCATATCAGCCATAGCTGCTACAGCTACTTGATCCATACCAACACTATGTCCCCAACCACTACCATAGAATAAGAAGCTGCTTAATCTACCATTCTCATATTGTGGTTGTATCCAAAATCGATTACTTCTTAAACCTCCAAATTTAGAACGCAAATTATAAGTGAATTCTTTTTCCTCATTTTCACCTATAACTAATAATGATCTAACACTACCTGACTCTCCTCTTTGTGTAGGCAGAACTTCTTTAATATTTTTTATTCCTAAGCTACTTTCTAAATATTCTATTGATAAGCTACGCTGCCAACGATAATGACTCGCTTTAGTAAATTCTAAATTATTAGAATAAGAAGTTGGAGTATCTCTTAGCCATTCTTTTAAATCAGCTGGACTTAAAGGAAACTTAGAATCTTTAATTTCTGTAGACACTCCCCTTAAATAACCAACTTTAAACTTCCATACATCCTCACTATTCTCTGTATGTCCTCCTGAATTGGCGCTATAAACAGCATTGATCGGCTTCCCATTATAACTCATTACTTCTCCAGCAGTATCTAATACAGCTTGATTAGAACGAGGATATTCACGACCAATACCTCTATAGGCTGCACAATGAACATCAGAACATAGATCATAACCATCATCACTGTGCTTATTTAAGTTAGCTAAAGTATAACTTCTAGCTGCTACCGCTTGAACTTTTAAGGATTCTATTGGCCAAGATGGAGACATCTCTGAAGGAATAACTCCCATAAGATACTCTTCCATATGAACTAAATTGACCACAGTAATACCCTGCTTTCTTGGAATTAATTCAAGACTCCCTCGATATTGTCTATCTTCAATTCCCCCCCAATAATACCCACGACCATAAATTATATTATGGACTAATACTGGAGCATAGTTATTTGGAATTACCTGAACTGCATTACTAAATTCTATCTTCTTTTCGCCAATTTCTAGATAGTACCTTCCCTCTTCAAAAACCGCTTTGAGCAAATCAGATTTCTTAGCTTCTAAAATCACCTTATCTTCTTCTTTAACCTTAAAATCACTTCCAACTCTAAAATAAACCTCTGCTTCATTATCTAAAATTCCTATTCTTAAT
Above is a window of Orenia marismortui DSM 5156 DNA encoding:
- a CDS encoding DUF5723 family protein, producing the protein MIKKSFLVLLLSFIVVCTFNTAIFAVSSAKMIGLGDNFVTVTGADALYANPAAVNANNKSFTLEMGLSLDVWNNMLINDYIDESEKDELLDKTKDGFLVGGDGQAGLKLIIGPMAMISEARADALIRSSSDLAELILKGNEIGRDYNFDNTVGSGGVYGDLGLNFSVESIEDLKESLNLKDLYFGFTYHRLEGMIFDLEGKGKVNVDYDSEDTEPALTSDGDFLLKYSDEDELASGSALDFGAYAELNDKYSIGFSVMNLGSLTSEKIHKVEYKYNEVTEEFEEIGDSDTIIDEDLEWTLPSIIRLGAKMNYSEDITFFSDYSYTKYHDGDKDHKFSAATELTWLKSVPLRTGINYSTLREDFNWSAGLGLYLWGWKTDVGVSDLMGLFNKSQGVEFALTTKLEF
- a CDS encoding SpoIID/LytB domain-containing protein; this encodes MLKRIIKEQKVAILAVVIILLSFISSGIFAYYNHNNQSVDYNRDQLLSEANVLYYEGKYEASINKYRKLLSYENSKVARKNLAAVYESLGKYKDAAKEYEQLLKDENSSQLRLDLAMAYYNLDQLDNSERELKILKDSELEEDYILRDVNYYLSLIANKRSNYEQAEEYIRLALADNNFALGYYQLGEVKYNQGVYKEAIDYYLKALKIDGSLKGVNRKIALAYLELDQSKSAIVYLKRANKENKEDRVIANKLAELKLSHPDYFEDKELTLPEERKREIPDSVTFEEVEAIKDPGRELRIGILDNEAEVYFRVGSDFKVKEEDKVILEAKKSDLLKAVFEEGRYYLEIGEKKIEFSNAVQVIPNNYAPVLVHNIIYGRGYYWGGIEDRQYRGSLELIPRKQGITVVNLVHMEEYLMGVIPSEMSPSWPIESLKVQAVAARSYTLANLNKHSDDGYDLCSDVHCAAYRGIGREYPRSNQAVLDTAGEVMSYNGKPINAVYSANSGGHTENSEDVWKFKVGYLRGVSTEIKDSKFPLSPADLKEWLRDTPTSYSNNLEFTKASHYRWQRSLSIEYLESSLGIKNIKEVLPTQRGESGSVRSLLVIGENEEKEFTYNLRSKFGGLRSNRFWIQPQYENGRLSSFLFYGSGWGHSVGMDQVAVAAMADMGSKYKDILNHFYTDIKIEDRY